In Salminus brasiliensis chromosome 24, fSalBra1.hap2, whole genome shotgun sequence, one genomic interval encodes:
- the LOC140546767 gene encoding leucine rich adaptor protein 1-like translates to MDEEESTVQDFKDIEMKLGRKVPQSLIRSIADMEHRGKSESRLTTPTKKHFSSTNQDLKRLESKMVLLKQEMANLRAIDVKLMQQLLSINEGIESIRWVMEERGGVASRESSLNGSLYSLTDSPDASLHGSLSSLHDRTDDLDGISVGSYLDTLGEDLADHPSPTDLSGSFSDKPIIEDDAFQKSPLRPRVDSDEYYCFG, encoded by the exons ATGGATGAGGAAGAGAGCACCGTGCAGGACTTCAAGGATATAGAGATGAAGCTGGGTCGTAAAGTCCCGCAGAGTTTGATTCGCTCCATTGCGGACATGGAGCACAGGGGCAAGAGCGAGTCCAGACTCACCACTCCAACCAAAAAACACTTCAGCAGCACCAACCAGGACCTGAAACGTCTGGAGAGCAAGATGGTACTTCTCAAGCAGGAAATG GCCAATCTCCGTGCCATCGACGTCAAGCTGATGCAGCAGCTCCTGTCAATCAACGAGGGCATCGAGTCCATTCGCTGGGTGATGGAGGAGCGTGGCGGAGTGGCCAGTCGAGAGAGCAGCTTGAATGGCAGCTTGTACAGTCTAACGGACAGTCCGGATGCGTCCCTGCACGGCAGCCTTAGCAGCCTCCACGACAGGACTGACGATTTGGATGGGATTTCAGTGGGCAGTTACCTGGACACTCTAGGGGAGGACTTAGCTGATCACCCATCGCCCACCGACCTGTCAGGCAGCTTCAGCGACAAACCCATCATCGAGGACGACGCCTTTCAGAAATCCCCACTCCGGCCAAGAGTGGACTCGGATGAGTACTACTGTTTCGGATAA